In Vibrio bathopelagicus, the following are encoded in one genomic region:
- a CDS encoding Tex family protein: MSQAICRLIAEELNVRSEQVTAAVNLIDDGNTVPFIARYRKEVTGGLDDTQLRNLDSRLSYLRELDDRRQTILKSIQDQGKLTPELERDITQADSKTRLEDLYLPYKPKRRTKGQIAIEAGLEPLADTLWNEPQHDPETEAANFISSDKGIADTKAALDGARAIVMERIAEDANLLEKIRQHLTRNSELVSRVVAGKEQAGEKFKDYFEHNETLNKVPSHRALAMLRGRNEGFLTLAMNADPEQEEGVRGSYCENIISDHYGITLSSAPADAWRKQVISWAWRIKVSMHMETELMGAMKERGEIEAIEVFATNLKDLLMAAPAGPRATLGLDPGLRTGSKIAVVDSTGKVLATETIYPHPPQKQYDKSAHVVEQMVRQFNVDLIAIGNGTASRETDSFVADVIKRGNLTAQKIIVSEAGASVYSASELAAKEFPNMDVSIRGAVSIARRLQDPLAELVKIDPKSIGVGQYQHDVSQTMLAKRLDAIVEDCVNAVGVDVNTASAALLTRVAGLSSTIAQNIVDFRDENGRFEARTTLKKVARLGPKAFEQCAGFLRIMDGKNPLDASSVHPEAYPLVKTIAEKNQKDIKSLVGNTDFLRGLHAVDYTNENFGVPTVTDIIKELDKPGRDPRPEFKTATFADGVNSMSDLEPGMILEGVVSNVANFGAFVDIGVHQDGLVHISALTDRFVADPREVVKAGDIVKVKVMEVDVQRKRIALSMRMKDEPGQDNRAQRSSTPRTQSRPNQNSQGGQRRREEPQQNAAMGGAFAAAFAKAKK, translated from the coding sequence GTCGATTCAAGACCAAGGCAAGCTCACGCCAGAACTCGAGCGTGACATCACTCAAGCCGACAGCAAGACACGCCTAGAAGATTTATACCTGCCATACAAACCAAAGCGTCGTACCAAAGGTCAGATCGCAATCGAAGCAGGCTTAGAGCCACTTGCCGATACGCTATGGAATGAACCACAGCACGATCCTGAAACCGAAGCCGCTAACTTCATCAGCAGCGATAAAGGCATTGCTGATACTAAAGCAGCACTCGATGGTGCACGTGCGATCGTGATGGAGCGTATTGCAGAAGACGCAAACCTACTTGAAAAGATTCGACAACACCTAACACGTAACTCTGAACTCGTTTCACGAGTCGTAGCAGGCAAAGAGCAAGCCGGCGAGAAGTTCAAAGACTATTTCGAACACAACGAAACACTAAACAAAGTGCCTTCTCACCGAGCACTTGCCATGTTGCGTGGCCGTAATGAAGGCTTCCTAACGTTGGCGATGAATGCTGATCCAGAACAAGAAGAAGGTGTCCGTGGTTCATACTGTGAAAACATCATCTCTGATCACTATGGTATTACCCTGAGCAGCGCACCTGCAGATGCATGGCGTAAGCAAGTGATTAGCTGGGCATGGCGCATTAAGGTTTCTATGCACATGGAAACCGAGCTAATGGGTGCTATGAAAGAACGCGGTGAGATCGAAGCGATTGAAGTATTCGCAACTAACCTTAAAGACCTGTTGATGGCGGCTCCTGCTGGTCCTCGTGCAACCTTGGGTTTGGATCCGGGTTTACGTACTGGTTCGAAAATCGCTGTGGTGGATTCTACGGGTAAGGTTCTGGCAACAGAGACCATTTACCCTCACCCGCCTCAAAAGCAATACGACAAATCTGCGCACGTTGTTGAGCAGATGGTTCGCCAGTTCAATGTTGATTTAATTGCAATCGGTAATGGTACCGCTTCGCGCGAAACAGACAGCTTTGTTGCTGATGTGATTAAGCGTGGCAACCTTACAGCACAGAAAATCATTGTTAGCGAAGCTGGCGCATCGGTTTATTCTGCTTCTGAATTAGCAGCGAAAGAATTCCCGAACATGGATGTCTCAATTCGTGGCGCGGTGTCTATTGCGCGTCGTCTACAAGATCCACTGGCAGAACTAGTGAAAATTGACCCTAAATCGATCGGTGTGGGCCAATACCAACACGACGTTAGCCAAACTATGCTCGCTAAGCGCCTAGATGCGATTGTCGAAGACTGTGTAAACGCAGTTGGTGTTGATGTGAATACCGCTTCTGCCGCGCTTCTGACTCGTGTCGCTGGTCTTTCTAGCACCATCGCTCAAAACATCGTGGACTTCCGTGATGAAAACGGTCGCTTTGAAGCGCGTACTACCTTGAAGAAAGTCGCTCGTTTAGGGCCAAAAGCCTTTGAACAGTGTGCTGGCTTCCTACGTATCATGGATGGTAAGAACCCTCTAGACGCATCATCAGTTCACCCAGAAGCTTACCCATTGGTGAAAACCATCGCCGAGAAAAACCAGAAAGACATCAAGTCTCTGGTCGGTAACACAGACTTCTTACGTGGTTTACATGCGGTTGATTACACTAATGAGAATTTTGGTGTACCGACAGTAACCGACATCATCAAAGAGCTGGATAAACCGGGTCGAGATCCTCGTCCTGAGTTCAAGACGGCAACGTTCGCCGATGGCGTAAATAGCATGTCTGACTTAGAACCCGGCATGATCTTAGAAGGTGTGGTTTCCAACGTAGCTAACTTTGGTGCGTTCGTTGATATTGGTGTTCACCAAGATGGCTTGGTGCACATTTCAGCGCTGACCGATCGCTTTGTTGCTGACCCGCGTGAAGTGGTGAAAGCCGGTGATATCGTGAAAGTGAAGGTGATGGAAGTGGATGTTCAGCGTAAACGTATTGCACTAAGCATGCGTATGAAAGATGAACCTGGACAAGATAACCGAGCGCAACGTTCAAGTACGCCTCGTACGCAAAGCCGACCGAATCAAAACTCACAAGGCGGACAACGCCGTCGTGAGGAGCCACAACAAAACGCTGCGATGGGCGGTGCTTTCGCTGCTGCCTTTGCTAAAGCGAAGAAATAA
- the bioH gene encoding pimeloyl-ACP methyl ester esterase BioH has product MSDALYWHVSGQGPDLVLVHGWGMNGAVWQQTVNTLEADFRVHVVDLPGYGHSAHCHAQDLEEIAKQLIADAPKQAIWVGWSLGGLVATHMALHHSDYVSKLVTVASSPKFAAAKEPVLWRGIQTNVLTAFTEQLVEDFQTTIERFMALQAMGSPSARQDVKQLKQAVLSRPLPNPDSLLAGLKMLSDVDLREQLPEISVPMLRLYGRLDGLVPIKVAKDLGAALPHTEQYIFTQSSHAPFMTEADAFCSELISFAQK; this is encoded by the coding sequence ATGAGTGACGCGTTGTATTGGCATGTTTCAGGGCAAGGACCCGATTTGGTACTGGTCCACGGCTGGGGAATGAACGGTGCGGTATGGCAACAAACCGTGAATACGCTAGAAGCTGATTTTCGAGTACATGTGGTGGATTTACCGGGGTATGGGCACAGCGCACATTGCCACGCTCAAGATCTCGAAGAGATTGCCAAGCAACTTATCGCTGACGCACCTAAGCAGGCGATCTGGGTTGGTTGGTCACTGGGTGGCTTGGTCGCAACACACATGGCTCTGCATCACTCAGACTACGTGAGCAAATTGGTGACTGTCGCTAGCTCACCTAAATTCGCAGCGGCAAAAGAACCCGTATTATGGCGAGGCATTCAGACAAACGTATTAACCGCATTCACCGAGCAACTGGTTGAAGACTTTCAAACCACCATCGAACGCTTTATGGCGCTGCAAGCCATGGGCAGTCCTTCTGCAAGGCAAGATGTCAAACAACTCAAGCAAGCGGTGCTTTCACGCCCGTTACCGAACCCTGATTCTTTATTGGCTGGCTTAAAGATGCTGTCTGATGTTGACCTACGTGAACAATTGCCTGAGATTTCAGTACCGATGCTGCGCTTGTATGGCCGATTAGACGGGCTAGTGCCAATCAAGGTAGCTAAAGATTTGGGTGCTGCACTGCCTCATACCGAGCAATATATCTTTACTCAGTCTTCGCATGCGCCATTTATGACCGAAGCGGATGCCTTCTGCAGTGAGTTGATTAGCTTCGCACAAAAATAA